One Ricinus communis isolate WT05 ecotype wild-type chromosome 2, ASM1957865v1, whole genome shotgun sequence DNA segment encodes these proteins:
- the LOC8288944 gene encoding U-box domain-containing protein 5 isoform X5 — translation MEKDQSELPYYCTIKVHRLMCLELKNFIDRISRIFSEIESARPRCATGLQALCSLHAAMDKAKLLIQHCTDSSKLYLAFTADKILSRCENIRKTLDLCLIQIQNMVPTLLAAKLQKSYLAAISGIIEDLRGTKFMIQPSEVEAGKVVKELLKLDMPTSDSINDSELVALLFAAVRLKITSPLAVLMEKRSIMKLHGKIRETDPRKKILVYLLYLLRKYEGLLGQHKVEDGFALQEEYKTQTENSATPEPPLEFKCPISNRLMYDPVLIATGKTFERVWIEKWFQEGKSTCPVTNMRLENCYLTPNLALKGLISKWCSNSGITISEPCAGISPAPVSLLKSLSFRSIASIGSSMNDLHLQVSNISLSSSDTNFGADLLDDYNNADSGGLPQKNAGSCTSRSSIKDISIGFTSLSKLDSLPWESQSKAVHDIKEQLNENEKAYDCMFDNSFIKPLINFLLGAYDSNDVQAQNDAAEVLLSILSKSRIELPSIDKDAICMLASPVDSEIPGKALAIMEELSCQPFYKSRILACGVLPAILKVLEWQDAENCKLAVKIICNLSYNSDIAYHIVYLDCILKLVPFLGDRSLAGYCLGIMNNLCSIEEGRITIAGTASCIALIATLVETGTRQEQETATEVLHSICKEHAGRCQQVIRDSTVQSLFRMSVSEISRSKDIATELLQLLGYKTESHVSDSSDMSIAISSPKDTRSPSTGFAYFGKKIPRFFN, via the exons ATGGAAAAGGACCAATCGGAACTTCCATATTACTGTACTATTAAG GTTCATAGGTTGATGTGCTTAGAACTCAAGAACTTTATCGATAGAATCTCGCGGATATTTTCAGAAATTGAATCTGCCCGGCCACGATGCGCTACAGGATTACAGGCATTATGCTCATTGCATGCTGCTATGGATAAAGCAAAACTACTTATCCAGCACTGCACTGACTCTAGTAAACTCTACTTG gCGTTTACTGCAGATAAGATACTCTCCAGGTGCGAGAACATAAGGAAAACCTTGGATTTATGCTTGATCCAAATACAAAATATGGTTCCAACGTTGCTGGCTGCAAAG TTGCAGAAATCTTACTTGGCTGCG ATATCTGGAATTATTGAAGATCTTAGAGGTACAAAATTTATGATACAACCTTCTGAAGTGGAGGCGGGAAAGGTTGTGAAGGAACTGCTTAAGCTGGACATGCCTACATCAGATTCGATAAACGACTCAGAACTTGTAGCTCTTCTATTTGCAGCTGTAAGACTCAAAATTACATCCCCTTTGGCTGTCTTGATGGAGAAAAGATCCATCATGAAACTGCATGGTAAAATTCGTGAAACTgatccaagaaagaaaatattggtGTATCTCTTGTATCTTTTGAGGAAGTACGAGGGGCTGCTTGGGCAACACAAAGTTGAGGATGGATTTGCTCTGCAAGAGGAGTACAAGACTCAAACTGAAAATTCTGCTACACCCGAACCTCCTCTAGAATTTAAGTGTCCCATATCTAATAGACTAATGTATGATCCAGTACTCATTGCTACCGGGAAAACGTTTGAACGTGTTTGGATTGAGAAATGGTTTCAGGAAGGGAAAAGTACATGTCCCGTGACAAATATGAGGCTGGAAAATTGTTACCTGACTCCGAACCTTGCGTTGAAGGGCCTCATTTCAAAGTGGTGTTCAAATAGCGGAATAACAATATCTGAACCATGTGCAGGAATAAGTCCAGCTCCAGTTTCCTTGCTTAAGTCCTTATCCTTTAGATCCATTGCTAGCATCGGCAGTTCCATGAATGATTTGCATCTTCAAGTTAGCAATATCTCGCTTTCATCTTCAGATACAAATTTCGGTGCAGATTTACTGGATGATTATAACAATGCTGATTCTGGTGGACTCCCTCAAAAAAATGCAGGGTCTTGCACTAGCCGCTCATCTATCAAAGACATTAGCATTGGCTTCACATCACTCTCCAAACTTGATTCACTTCCATGGGAATCCCAATCGAAAGCAGTGCATGATATTAAAGAACAACTGAACGAAAATGAGAAGGCATACGACTGTATGTTTGATAACAGCTTTATAAAGCCACTGATTAACTTTCTGTTGGGTGCATATGACTCGAACGATGTGCAAGCCCAGAACGATGCAGCGGAGGTTCTTTTGTCAATTCTATCCAAAAGCAG AATCGAATTGCCTTCGATTGACAAAGATGCAATCTGCATGTTGGCATCACCTGTCGATTCCGAAATTCCCGGGAAGGCTCTTGCAATCATGGAAGAGTTATCATGCCAACCCTTTTATAAGTCTAGAATTCTGGCATGTGGAGTTCTACCTGCAATCTTGAAAGTCCTGGAGTGGCAAGATGCGGAAAACTGCAAGCTTGCCGTGAAGATAATCTGCAATTTGTCCTACAACAGTGATATAGCATATCACATTGTCTACTTAGATTGCATCCTGAAGTTGGTCCCTTTTCTTGGTGATCGGAGTCTGGCAGGCTATTGCCTAGGTATTATGAACAACTTGTGCAGTATTGAGGAGGGTAGGATTACAATTGCCGGAACCGCATCTTGCATTGCTTTAATTGCCACACTTGTGGAAACTGGCACCAGGCAGGAACAAGAAACTGCTACGGAAGTGCTGCACTCTATATGTAAGGAGCACGCAGGGCGTTGTCAACAGGTCATTCGAGATAGCACTGTGCAATCTTTGTTTCGCATGTCTGTTAGTGAGATTTCAAGATCAAAGGATATCGCCACAGAATTGCTACAGTTGTTGGGATATAAAACAGAATCCCACGTGTCAGATAGTTCTGACATGAGCATAGCCATCTCAAGTCCTAAAGACACAAGGTCTCCTTCCACGGGATTTGCATATTTTGGGAAAAAAATTCCCAGATTTTTCAACTAA
- the LOC8288944 gene encoding U-box domain-containing protein 5 isoform X4 yields the protein MRYCIYFVSNGRRTRNLYLSNCKLKTKWKRTNRNFHITVLLRLMCLELKNFIDRISRIFSEIESARPRCATGLQALCSLHAAMDKAKLLIQHCTDSSKLYLAFTADKILSRCENIRKTLDLCLIQIQNMVPTLLAAKISGIIEDLRGTKFMIQPSEVEAGKVVKELLKLDMPTSDSINDSELVALLFAAVRLKITSPLAVLMEKRSIMKLHGKIRETDPRKKILVYLLYLLRKYEGLLGQHKVEDGFALQEEYKTQTENSATPEPPLEFKCPISNRLMYDPVLIATGKTFERVWIEKWFQEGKSTCPVTNMRLENCYLTPNLALKGLISKWCSNSGITISEPCAGISPAPVSLLKSLSFRSIASIGSSMNDLHLQVSNISLSSSDTNFGADLLDDYNNADSGGLPQKNAGSCTSRSSIKDISIGFTSLSKLDSLPWESQSKAVHDIKEQLNENEKAYDCMFDNSFIKPLINFLLGAYDSNDVQAQNDAAEVLLSILSKSRIELPSIDKDAICMLASPVDSEIPGKALAIMEELSCQPFYKSRILACGVLPAILKVLEWQDAENCKLAVKIICNLSYNSDIAYHIVYLDCILKLVPFLGDRSLAGYCLGIMNNLCSIEEGRITIAGTASCIALIATLVETGTRQEQETATEVLHSICKEHAGRCQQVIRDSTVQSLFRMSVSEISRSKDIATELLQLLGYKTESHVSDSSDMSIAISSPKDTRSPSTGFAYFGKKIPRFFN from the exons ATGAG ATACTGTATATATTTTGTCAGTAATGGAAGGAGGACTCGAAATCTTTATTTGTCAAATTGCAAATTGAAGACTAAATGGAAAAGGACCAATCGGAACTTCCATATTACTGTACTATTAAG GTTGATGTGCTTAGAACTCAAGAACTTTATCGATAGAATCTCGCGGATATTTTCAGAAATTGAATCTGCCCGGCCACGATGCGCTACAGGATTACAGGCATTATGCTCATTGCATGCTGCTATGGATAAAGCAAAACTACTTATCCAGCACTGCACTGACTCTAGTAAACTCTACTTG gCGTTTACTGCAGATAAGATACTCTCCAGGTGCGAGAACATAAGGAAAACCTTGGATTTATGCTTGATCCAAATACAAAATATGGTTCCAACGTTGCTGGCTGCAAAG ATATCTGGAATTATTGAAGATCTTAGAGGTACAAAATTTATGATACAACCTTCTGAAGTGGAGGCGGGAAAGGTTGTGAAGGAACTGCTTAAGCTGGACATGCCTACATCAGATTCGATAAACGACTCAGAACTTGTAGCTCTTCTATTTGCAGCTGTAAGACTCAAAATTACATCCCCTTTGGCTGTCTTGATGGAGAAAAGATCCATCATGAAACTGCATGGTAAAATTCGTGAAACTgatccaagaaagaaaatattggtGTATCTCTTGTATCTTTTGAGGAAGTACGAGGGGCTGCTTGGGCAACACAAAGTTGAGGATGGATTTGCTCTGCAAGAGGAGTACAAGACTCAAACTGAAAATTCTGCTACACCCGAACCTCCTCTAGAATTTAAGTGTCCCATATCTAATAGACTAATGTATGATCCAGTACTCATTGCTACCGGGAAAACGTTTGAACGTGTTTGGATTGAGAAATGGTTTCAGGAAGGGAAAAGTACATGTCCCGTGACAAATATGAGGCTGGAAAATTGTTACCTGACTCCGAACCTTGCGTTGAAGGGCCTCATTTCAAAGTGGTGTTCAAATAGCGGAATAACAATATCTGAACCATGTGCAGGAATAAGTCCAGCTCCAGTTTCCTTGCTTAAGTCCTTATCCTTTAGATCCATTGCTAGCATCGGCAGTTCCATGAATGATTTGCATCTTCAAGTTAGCAATATCTCGCTTTCATCTTCAGATACAAATTTCGGTGCAGATTTACTGGATGATTATAACAATGCTGATTCTGGTGGACTCCCTCAAAAAAATGCAGGGTCTTGCACTAGCCGCTCATCTATCAAAGACATTAGCATTGGCTTCACATCACTCTCCAAACTTGATTCACTTCCATGGGAATCCCAATCGAAAGCAGTGCATGATATTAAAGAACAACTGAACGAAAATGAGAAGGCATACGACTGTATGTTTGATAACAGCTTTATAAAGCCACTGATTAACTTTCTGTTGGGTGCATATGACTCGAACGATGTGCAAGCCCAGAACGATGCAGCGGAGGTTCTTTTGTCAATTCTATCCAAAAGCAG AATCGAATTGCCTTCGATTGACAAAGATGCAATCTGCATGTTGGCATCACCTGTCGATTCCGAAATTCCCGGGAAGGCTCTTGCAATCATGGAAGAGTTATCATGCCAACCCTTTTATAAGTCTAGAATTCTGGCATGTGGAGTTCTACCTGCAATCTTGAAAGTCCTGGAGTGGCAAGATGCGGAAAACTGCAAGCTTGCCGTGAAGATAATCTGCAATTTGTCCTACAACAGTGATATAGCATATCACATTGTCTACTTAGATTGCATCCTGAAGTTGGTCCCTTTTCTTGGTGATCGGAGTCTGGCAGGCTATTGCCTAGGTATTATGAACAACTTGTGCAGTATTGAGGAGGGTAGGATTACAATTGCCGGAACCGCATCTTGCATTGCTTTAATTGCCACACTTGTGGAAACTGGCACCAGGCAGGAACAAGAAACTGCTACGGAAGTGCTGCACTCTATATGTAAGGAGCACGCAGGGCGTTGTCAACAGGTCATTCGAGATAGCACTGTGCAATCTTTGTTTCGCATGTCTGTTAGTGAGATTTCAAGATCAAAGGATATCGCCACAGAATTGCTACAGTTGTTGGGATATAAAACAGAATCCCACGTGTCAGATAGTTCTGACATGAGCATAGCCATCTCAAGTCCTAAAGACACAAGGTCTCCTTCCACGGGATTTGCATATTTTGGGAAAAAAATTCCCAGATTTTTCAACTAA
- the LOC8288944 gene encoding U-box domain-containing protein 5 isoform X3 → MSNGRRTRNLYLSNCKLKTKWKRTNRNFHITVLLRLMCLELKNFIDRISRIFSEIESARPRCATGLQALCSLHAAMDKAKLLIQHCTDSSKLYLAFTADKILSRCENIRKTLDLCLIQIQNMVPTLLAAKLQKSYLAAISGIIEDLRGTKFMIQPSEVEAGKVVKELLKLDMPTSDSINDSELVALLFAAVRLKITSPLAVLMEKRSIMKLHGKIRETDPRKKILVYLLYLLRKYEGLLGQHKVEDGFALQEEYKTQTENSATPEPPLEFKCPISNRLMYDPVLIATGKTFERVWIEKWFQEGKSTCPVTNMRLENCYLTPNLALKGLISKWCSNSGITISEPCAGISPAPVSLLKSLSFRSIASIGSSMNDLHLQVSNISLSSSDTNFGADLLDDYNNADSGGLPQKNAGSCTSRSSIKDISIGFTSLSKLDSLPWESQSKAVHDIKEQLNENEKAYDCMFDNSFIKPLINFLLGAYDSNDVQAQNDAAEVLLSILSKSRIELPSIDKDAICMLASPVDSEIPGKALAIMEELSCQPFYKSRILACGVLPAILKVLEWQDAENCKLAVKIICNLSYNSDIAYHIVYLDCILKLVPFLGDRSLAGYCLGIMNNLCSIEEGRITIAGTASCIALIATLVETGTRQEQETATEVLHSICKEHAGRCQQVIRDSTVQSLFRMSVSEISRSKDIATELLQLLGYKTESHVSDSSDMSIAISSPKDTRSPSTGFAYFGKKIPRFFN, encoded by the exons ATGAG TAATGGAAGGAGGACTCGAAATCTTTATTTGTCAAATTGCAAATTGAAGACTAAATGGAAAAGGACCAATCGGAACTTCCATATTACTGTACTATTAAG GTTGATGTGCTTAGAACTCAAGAACTTTATCGATAGAATCTCGCGGATATTTTCAGAAATTGAATCTGCCCGGCCACGATGCGCTACAGGATTACAGGCATTATGCTCATTGCATGCTGCTATGGATAAAGCAAAACTACTTATCCAGCACTGCACTGACTCTAGTAAACTCTACTTG gCGTTTACTGCAGATAAGATACTCTCCAGGTGCGAGAACATAAGGAAAACCTTGGATTTATGCTTGATCCAAATACAAAATATGGTTCCAACGTTGCTGGCTGCAAAG TTGCAGAAATCTTACTTGGCTGCG ATATCTGGAATTATTGAAGATCTTAGAGGTACAAAATTTATGATACAACCTTCTGAAGTGGAGGCGGGAAAGGTTGTGAAGGAACTGCTTAAGCTGGACATGCCTACATCAGATTCGATAAACGACTCAGAACTTGTAGCTCTTCTATTTGCAGCTGTAAGACTCAAAATTACATCCCCTTTGGCTGTCTTGATGGAGAAAAGATCCATCATGAAACTGCATGGTAAAATTCGTGAAACTgatccaagaaagaaaatattggtGTATCTCTTGTATCTTTTGAGGAAGTACGAGGGGCTGCTTGGGCAACACAAAGTTGAGGATGGATTTGCTCTGCAAGAGGAGTACAAGACTCAAACTGAAAATTCTGCTACACCCGAACCTCCTCTAGAATTTAAGTGTCCCATATCTAATAGACTAATGTATGATCCAGTACTCATTGCTACCGGGAAAACGTTTGAACGTGTTTGGATTGAGAAATGGTTTCAGGAAGGGAAAAGTACATGTCCCGTGACAAATATGAGGCTGGAAAATTGTTACCTGACTCCGAACCTTGCGTTGAAGGGCCTCATTTCAAAGTGGTGTTCAAATAGCGGAATAACAATATCTGAACCATGTGCAGGAATAAGTCCAGCTCCAGTTTCCTTGCTTAAGTCCTTATCCTTTAGATCCATTGCTAGCATCGGCAGTTCCATGAATGATTTGCATCTTCAAGTTAGCAATATCTCGCTTTCATCTTCAGATACAAATTTCGGTGCAGATTTACTGGATGATTATAACAATGCTGATTCTGGTGGACTCCCTCAAAAAAATGCAGGGTCTTGCACTAGCCGCTCATCTATCAAAGACATTAGCATTGGCTTCACATCACTCTCCAAACTTGATTCACTTCCATGGGAATCCCAATCGAAAGCAGTGCATGATATTAAAGAACAACTGAACGAAAATGAGAAGGCATACGACTGTATGTTTGATAACAGCTTTATAAAGCCACTGATTAACTTTCTGTTGGGTGCATATGACTCGAACGATGTGCAAGCCCAGAACGATGCAGCGGAGGTTCTTTTGTCAATTCTATCCAAAAGCAG AATCGAATTGCCTTCGATTGACAAAGATGCAATCTGCATGTTGGCATCACCTGTCGATTCCGAAATTCCCGGGAAGGCTCTTGCAATCATGGAAGAGTTATCATGCCAACCCTTTTATAAGTCTAGAATTCTGGCATGTGGAGTTCTACCTGCAATCTTGAAAGTCCTGGAGTGGCAAGATGCGGAAAACTGCAAGCTTGCCGTGAAGATAATCTGCAATTTGTCCTACAACAGTGATATAGCATATCACATTGTCTACTTAGATTGCATCCTGAAGTTGGTCCCTTTTCTTGGTGATCGGAGTCTGGCAGGCTATTGCCTAGGTATTATGAACAACTTGTGCAGTATTGAGGAGGGTAGGATTACAATTGCCGGAACCGCATCTTGCATTGCTTTAATTGCCACACTTGTGGAAACTGGCACCAGGCAGGAACAAGAAACTGCTACGGAAGTGCTGCACTCTATATGTAAGGAGCACGCAGGGCGTTGTCAACAGGTCATTCGAGATAGCACTGTGCAATCTTTGTTTCGCATGTCTGTTAGTGAGATTTCAAGATCAAAGGATATCGCCACAGAATTGCTACAGTTGTTGGGATATAAAACAGAATCCCACGTGTCAGATAGTTCTGACATGAGCATAGCCATCTCAAGTCCTAAAGACACAAGGTCTCCTTCCACGGGATTTGCATATTTTGGGAAAAAAATTCCCAGATTTTTCAACTAA
- the LOC8288944 gene encoding U-box domain-containing protein 5 isoform X1, whose protein sequence is MRYCIYFVSNGRRTRNLYLSNCKLKTKWKRTNRNFHITVLLRLMCLELKNFIDRISRIFSEIESARPRCATGLQALCSLHAAMDKAKLLIQHCTDSSKLYLAFTADKILSRCENIRKTLDLCLIQIQNMVPTLLAAKLQKSYLAAISGIIEDLRGTKFMIQPSEVEAGKVVKELLKLDMPTSDSINDSELVALLFAAVRLKITSPLAVLMEKRSIMKLHGKIRETDPRKKILVYLLYLLRKYEGLLGQHKVEDGFALQEEYKTQTENSATPEPPLEFKCPISNRLMYDPVLIATGKTFERVWIEKWFQEGKSTCPVTNMRLENCYLTPNLALKGLISKWCSNSGITISEPCAGISPAPVSLLKSLSFRSIASIGSSMNDLHLQVSNISLSSSDTNFGADLLDDYNNADSGGLPQKNAGSCTSRSSIKDISIGFTSLSKLDSLPWESQSKAVHDIKEQLNENEKAYDCMFDNSFIKPLINFLLGAYDSNDVQAQNDAAEVLLSILSKSRIELPSIDKDAICMLASPVDSEIPGKALAIMEELSCQPFYKSRILACGVLPAILKVLEWQDAENCKLAVKIICNLSYNSDIAYHIVYLDCILKLVPFLGDRSLAGYCLGIMNNLCSIEEGRITIAGTASCIALIATLVETGTRQEQETATEVLHSICKEHAGRCQQVIRDSTVQSLFRMSVSEISRSKDIATELLQLLGYKTESHVSDSSDMSIAISSPKDTRSPSTGFAYFGKKIPRFFN, encoded by the exons ATGAG ATACTGTATATATTTTGTCAGTAATGGAAGGAGGACTCGAAATCTTTATTTGTCAAATTGCAAATTGAAGACTAAATGGAAAAGGACCAATCGGAACTTCCATATTACTGTACTATTAAG GTTGATGTGCTTAGAACTCAAGAACTTTATCGATAGAATCTCGCGGATATTTTCAGAAATTGAATCTGCCCGGCCACGATGCGCTACAGGATTACAGGCATTATGCTCATTGCATGCTGCTATGGATAAAGCAAAACTACTTATCCAGCACTGCACTGACTCTAGTAAACTCTACTTG gCGTTTACTGCAGATAAGATACTCTCCAGGTGCGAGAACATAAGGAAAACCTTGGATTTATGCTTGATCCAAATACAAAATATGGTTCCAACGTTGCTGGCTGCAAAG TTGCAGAAATCTTACTTGGCTGCG ATATCTGGAATTATTGAAGATCTTAGAGGTACAAAATTTATGATACAACCTTCTGAAGTGGAGGCGGGAAAGGTTGTGAAGGAACTGCTTAAGCTGGACATGCCTACATCAGATTCGATAAACGACTCAGAACTTGTAGCTCTTCTATTTGCAGCTGTAAGACTCAAAATTACATCCCCTTTGGCTGTCTTGATGGAGAAAAGATCCATCATGAAACTGCATGGTAAAATTCGTGAAACTgatccaagaaagaaaatattggtGTATCTCTTGTATCTTTTGAGGAAGTACGAGGGGCTGCTTGGGCAACACAAAGTTGAGGATGGATTTGCTCTGCAAGAGGAGTACAAGACTCAAACTGAAAATTCTGCTACACCCGAACCTCCTCTAGAATTTAAGTGTCCCATATCTAATAGACTAATGTATGATCCAGTACTCATTGCTACCGGGAAAACGTTTGAACGTGTTTGGATTGAGAAATGGTTTCAGGAAGGGAAAAGTACATGTCCCGTGACAAATATGAGGCTGGAAAATTGTTACCTGACTCCGAACCTTGCGTTGAAGGGCCTCATTTCAAAGTGGTGTTCAAATAGCGGAATAACAATATCTGAACCATGTGCAGGAATAAGTCCAGCTCCAGTTTCCTTGCTTAAGTCCTTATCCTTTAGATCCATTGCTAGCATCGGCAGTTCCATGAATGATTTGCATCTTCAAGTTAGCAATATCTCGCTTTCATCTTCAGATACAAATTTCGGTGCAGATTTACTGGATGATTATAACAATGCTGATTCTGGTGGACTCCCTCAAAAAAATGCAGGGTCTTGCACTAGCCGCTCATCTATCAAAGACATTAGCATTGGCTTCACATCACTCTCCAAACTTGATTCACTTCCATGGGAATCCCAATCGAAAGCAGTGCATGATATTAAAGAACAACTGAACGAAAATGAGAAGGCATACGACTGTATGTTTGATAACAGCTTTATAAAGCCACTGATTAACTTTCTGTTGGGTGCATATGACTCGAACGATGTGCAAGCCCAGAACGATGCAGCGGAGGTTCTTTTGTCAATTCTATCCAAAAGCAG AATCGAATTGCCTTCGATTGACAAAGATGCAATCTGCATGTTGGCATCACCTGTCGATTCCGAAATTCCCGGGAAGGCTCTTGCAATCATGGAAGAGTTATCATGCCAACCCTTTTATAAGTCTAGAATTCTGGCATGTGGAGTTCTACCTGCAATCTTGAAAGTCCTGGAGTGGCAAGATGCGGAAAACTGCAAGCTTGCCGTGAAGATAATCTGCAATTTGTCCTACAACAGTGATATAGCATATCACATTGTCTACTTAGATTGCATCCTGAAGTTGGTCCCTTTTCTTGGTGATCGGAGTCTGGCAGGCTATTGCCTAGGTATTATGAACAACTTGTGCAGTATTGAGGAGGGTAGGATTACAATTGCCGGAACCGCATCTTGCATTGCTTTAATTGCCACACTTGTGGAAACTGGCACCAGGCAGGAACAAGAAACTGCTACGGAAGTGCTGCACTCTATATGTAAGGAGCACGCAGGGCGTTGTCAACAGGTCATTCGAGATAGCACTGTGCAATCTTTGTTTCGCATGTCTGTTAGTGAGATTTCAAGATCAAAGGATATCGCCACAGAATTGCTACAGTTGTTGGGATATAAAACAGAATCCCACGTGTCAGATAGTTCTGACATGAGCATAGCCATCTCAAGTCCTAAAGACACAAGGTCTCCTTCCACGGGATTTGCATATTTTGGGAAAAAAATTCCCAGATTTTTCAACTAA